GGTATTTTACACTATTTTGATATAATTGCGAAAAATTTAAAGGCAAACTATGAAACATATCATTTTTTCTATCCTTACACTTTTTCTTTTATCCGGATGCTCGGCAAAAGAGTTCAATGAAGGTGTAAATAGTATTACAAACGATGTTAGCAATGCTTTTAATGGTTCAAAAGACAATTCAAACTAAACTCCAACGAATAGGCAATTAAATAATGGTAACTGTACAAAATCTTACAATGAGATACGGAAATAGAGTTCTATTTCAAGACATCAATCTAAAACTGGACCGTAATAAACGTTACGGACTTATCGGTGCTAACGGTGCCGGAAAAACAACTTTTCTAAAAATTTTATCTGGACAAATCAACGAGTATGAAGGGGAAGTGATCATCCCTAAATCAAATAAAGTGGGTGTTCTTGGGCAAAACCAGTATGCATTTGAAGATTACACTATTATGGATGCTGTTTTATACGGTAACAAAAGACTTTACGATGCGATCAAAGAAAAAGAAGAGATCTACATGACGGGTGACTTTGAAGACGATGCAGTAAATAATCGTCTTGCAGAGTTAGAAACTATCTGTGTAGAGGAAGATCCAACGTATGAATACGATGTAAATATCGCTAAAATCTTAGAAAATGTTGGTATCCCTGCTGAACAGCACAACGAACTTATGTCTACACTTGATAATGCCGATAAATTCAAAGTTCTTCTTGCACAAGTTTTATACCCGAAACCTGATGTTTTATTCCTAGATGAGCCTACGAATAACCTTGACATCGAGACTATCAGCTGGTTAGAGCATGAGCTTCAGCGTCACGAAGGTACTATGGTTGTAATTTCACACGATAGACACTTCTTAAATGCAGTTGTAACGAATATCTTAGATGTTGACTTCCAAAAGATCCGTGAATTTACCGGTAACTATGATGACTGGTACATTGCAGCAAACGTTTTAGCAAAACAGATGGAACTTGATAATGCAAAAAAACAAAAAGAGAAAGAGCAGCTTGAAGCTTTCGTTCGCCGTTTCTCTGCAAATGCTTCAAAAGCAAAACAAGCAACATCAAGACAAAAACAACTTGAGAAACTTGAGATCGAGGATATTAAACCATCTTCACGTCGTGACCCTTCTATCGTTTTCAAAGCAAAACGTGTAATGGGTGATGAAGCACTAAACGTAATCGACGTATCTCACTCTTACGGAGACAACGAAGTACTTAGAAACGTATCTTTTAAAGTAAATCCAGGTGAGAAAATCGCACTTATCGGTGGAAACGGTGTGGGTAAAACTACACTTATGAAGATCCTAATGGAAGAGATGAAACCAAGTACTAGCGGTGAGATCCAATGGGGTGCTACAATTGAGAACTCGTACTTCCCGCAAGATACTGCAGATATCATTGAAGGTGACGGAACACTTTACGACTGGTTACGTGCATTTGATCCAAAACGTGACATCGCTGAGATCAGAAACTGTCTTGGACGTATGCTTTTTAACGGTGAACAGCAAGAGAAATCTGTAGTATCTATCTCAGGTGGGGAAAAACACCGTATGATGCTTTCAAAAATGATGCTAGAGGGTGGAAACTTCTTACTACTCGATGAGCCTACCAACCACCTTGACCTTGAAGCGATCGTAGCACTTGGTGAAGCACTACACGAATTTAACGGAAACGTTATCTGTGTATCTCATGACCGTGAGTTACTTGATGCATTTGCTACTCGTATTATCGAGCTTCACGATGATGGTACATATACTGACTTTGAAGGTACTTACGAAGAGTTTGCTGCAATGAAAGAGGCTCAGAAATAATGGAGTATAAAGAGTTTTTAGGTTTAGGTATTGCCGGAAACTTTGCTCTTCACCTTGCACAAGCAGGTGAACTCGAAGACTTCAAAGATGTAATCACAGAAGATGAAGCAGCTCCAAAAGGGATGTTTCCTTTCTACCTTCCTTGTGATAAAACTGCATCTGAGAGTTTAAACTATAAACCGAAAGAGATGCTCTACACATACCCTCTATCAAGTGACACAATTACTCTTCCAAAAGAGGATG
Above is a window of Sulfurimonas marina DNA encoding:
- a CDS encoding lipoprotein, translated to MKHIIFSILTLFLLSGCSAKEFNEGVNSITNDVSNAFNGSKDNSN
- a CDS encoding ABC-F family ATP-binding cassette domain-containing protein, which codes for MVTVQNLTMRYGNRVLFQDINLKLDRNKRYGLIGANGAGKTTFLKILSGQINEYEGEVIIPKSNKVGVLGQNQYAFEDYTIMDAVLYGNKRLYDAIKEKEEIYMTGDFEDDAVNNRLAELETICVEEDPTYEYDVNIAKILENVGIPAEQHNELMSTLDNADKFKVLLAQVLYPKPDVLFLDEPTNNLDIETISWLEHELQRHEGTMVVISHDRHFLNAVVTNILDVDFQKIREFTGNYDDWYIAANVLAKQMELDNAKKQKEKEQLEAFVRRFSANASKAKQATSRQKQLEKLEIEDIKPSSRRDPSIVFKAKRVMGDEALNVIDVSHSYGDNEVLRNVSFKVNPGEKIALIGGNGVGKTTLMKILMEEMKPSTSGEIQWGATIENSYFPQDTADIIEGDGTLYDWLRAFDPKRDIAEIRNCLGRMLFNGEQQEKSVVSISGGEKHRMMLSKMMLEGGNFLLLDEPTNHLDLEAIVALGEALHEFNGNVICVSHDRELLDAFATRIIELHDDGTYTDFEGTYEEFAAMKEAQK